A part of Bacillus rossius redtenbacheri isolate Brsri chromosome 1, Brsri_v3, whole genome shotgun sequence genomic DNA contains:
- the LOC134528384 gene encoding piggyBac transposable element-derived protein 3-like: MANLRMTEDEALHYFFSLGESDIPSGSEASFCSDEDGEDCGERQDCSGIFNSDYEAAHIPTSNHLVSNTKAAVPPAPPTADHVRERTVWHAGRDNAFSSNVPPPAFTGSHSVNVQGNVPYDFLKSFFPDDLIDRIVFETNQYAFQCGKINFKVTKKEIQTFLGINIIMTYIHYPSVRMYWSSIQGMRFDLICNAMSLNRFEEIKRFLHFVNNESKPTDEASDRFWKLTPVITALHNSFHAGQSPEENLAIDEMIIPFKGRSRMKQYIRGKPKRWGFKVWVRASSSGYIQCFEFYSGKDKNSRSTLGPVGDTVMRLCHDIKGKNHKLFIDNLFTSLPLIRKLRSDDILVLGTLRINRAPGVAEKLVPGKLLQRGSSTVATSDDNITVVRWMDNKEVHTISSFAGAQPESEVHRWDRKAKAILEIPRPFSIGEYNRHMGGVDLADRMIAHYPHGFKSKKWYLRVFFHLLNMALVNAWISYKEAKNEKIPFVTFKASVAHTLIALGTTEVRKRGRPSSLEEAVLSKKKTVPLTVTPQVRFDGYEHWPKKAEGREMRCRNDTCKKRTRYICSKCQVAVCPDCMQSFITQ; this comes from the coding sequence ATGGCGAATTTACGAATGACAGAGGATGAGGCCTTGCACTATTTCTTTTCGCTTGGAGAATCAGATATTCCATCTGGATCTGAAGCCAGTTTCTGCAGCGATGAAGATGGTGAGGATTGTGGTGAAAGGCAAGATTGTTCAGGTATTTTTAATTCTGATTATGAAGCTGCACATATACCGACTTCCAATCATTTGGTTTCCAACACAAAAGCTGCAGTACCCCCAGCCCCACCAACTGCAGATCATGTTAGGGAAAGAACTGTGTGGCATGCTGGAAGAGACAATGCTTTCAGTAGTAATGTTCCCCCTCCAGCATTTACTGGAAGTCACAGTGTGAATGTTCAAGGAAATGTTCCTTATGATTTTTTGAAATCATTTTTCCCAGATGACTTGATTGATAGAATTGTATTTGAGACAAACCAATATGCCTTCCAGtgtggtaaaataaatttcaaagtgACGAAGaaggaaatacaaacttttcttgGCATAAATATTATCATGACCTACATTCATTACCCAAGTGTGAGAATGTATTGGAGTTCAATTCAGGGTATGCGGTTTGACTTGATCTGTAATGCAATGTCTCTAAATCGCTTTGAGGAAATAAAACGCTTTCttcattttgtaaacaatgaGTCTAAGCCTACAGATGAAGCTTCAGATCGTTTCTGGAAGTTGACACCTGTCATTACTGCCCTACATAATTCATTCCATGCTGGCCAGAGCCCTGAAGAAAATCTTGCAATTGACGAGATGATAATACCTTTCAAGGGCAGGAGTAGAATGAAACAATATATTAGAGGGAAACCAAAAAGATGGGGGTTCAAAGTTTGGGTTAGAGCAAGCTCTTCTGGATACATACAGTGTTTCGAGTTTTACAGTGGGAAAGATAAGAATAGTCGCAGCACTTTGGGCCCAGTTGGTGATACTGTAATGAGGTTATGTCATGATATCAAAGGCAAGAACCACAAACTGTTCATAGACAATTTATTCACAAGTCTACCATTGATTCGCAAACTAAGGAGTGATGACATTTTGGTTTTGGGGACCCTTAGAATAAATAGGGCTCCAGGGGTTGCAGAGAAACTAGTTCCAGGAAAACTTCTACAGAGAGGAAGTTCAACAGTTGCGACATCTGATGATAACATTACAGTGGTTAGATGGATGGACAACAAAGAAGTTCACACAATATCTTCTTTTGCTGGAGCTCAACCTGAAAGTGAGGTACACAGATGGGACCGTAAAGCAAAGGCCATTTTGGAAATACCGCGTCCATTCTCTATTGGAGAATACAATAGACACATGGGTGGGGTCGACTTAGCTGACAGAATGATTGCTCACTACCCACATGGATTCAAGTCAAAGAAATGGTATTTGCGTGTATTTTTCCATCTCCTGAACATGGCATTGGTAAATGCGTGGATTTCATACAAAGAAGCAAAGAATGAAAAAATTCCATTTGTGACCTTCAAAGCATCTGTGGCACATACACTTATTGCTCTTGGTACAACCGAAGTAAGAAAAAGAGGTCGACCGTCTAGTTTGGAAGAAGCTGTACTATCAAAAAAGAAGACGGTACCACTCACAGTAACACCGCAGGTGCGATTTGATGGCTATGAACACTGGCCTAAGAAAGCAGAAGGACGTGAAATGAGATGCCGTAATGATACATGCAAGAAGAGGACACGATATATCTGTAGCAAGTGTCAGGTGGCTGTTTGTCCAGACTGCATGCAAAGTTTCATTACACAGTAA